A region from the Lolium perenne isolate Kyuss_39 chromosome 4, Kyuss_2.0, whole genome shotgun sequence genome encodes:
- the LOC127323292 gene encoding uncharacterized protein isoform X2: protein MAPHYQATTLIASPSYPNAITWSSENLVAVASGHIVTILNPAALDGPRGLVVLGPSNPFPIGAVNREDLLEPCLLPTCLSRDTEPCARSVSWSQQGFAPNSGCLLAVCSGDGRVNLYRPPIFEFGDNWVKVADISQLLFNYYQSINFREDDGPISFPLEAANNEQAPQEPLSCKVLGRRKRKPTRFEGYVYDEDEDGLGASKDADFSPNPCSRLSKGFMKKIVKPVHEMAVVIGEGGLQNTKEALSCNGENKLVPLITAKQYACRNAHLFSLVVAWSPVSPSHDTTSHWCILAVGSKSGDVSFWKIHKPEHYTIDVGTVNRDPIFVGVLQAHISGVCAMSWEVTCASSSKSSLLLATGCLDGSVKIWSGDMKGLNQCTDVKEVPFSLLAEVTTNSSAPVSSISLSAPAQPRDEVNLAIGRVSGSVETWKLDLCNNKIENSSACHAHDRVVTGLSWGFDGHSLYSCSQDNSARCWILEKNQLEEVPVYTNFPELKESTDLSVVSDRCFGLTLAPGELMIAVVRSLDPNMLDPMYQARTQKAVVEFIWIGGQFLGIALHKNIHISSEQSVMLSDTNFLWWGSNIFWSLKKYEKGETGLVLWDVIAALRVLKKSSPIFLETLLHNWVLDLFSNDQQCVSFDILYQSRNGMMSKVSSRKLHLLNIICRKVMLSDNAQYSPGGENSTSVSTDLWNNLLVSSERELRERLVAFTFAAVLNRLSYFQKGTCAENMWFPVGVAQMYTWLSMNNGKVHNQLKSLRSTIKGLRSRISSVCEYSVEESCTYCSAPVHFESPDVALCGSGDPVTSPAERHKLSRCTASMRLCSVLQPIWYCVCCEGMVDKLVPGTFFTMTTSPLQVNHDGELLYSAPVVPLCPFCGILLQRLMPEFLLSVSPV from the exons ATGGCTCCGCATTACCAAGCTACTACACTGATTGCTTCCCCATCCTATCCAAATGCCATCACCTGGTCAAGTGAGAACTTGGTGGCTGTTGCTTCTGGCCACATCGTCACTATCCTG AACCCAGCCGCACTTGATGGGCCTCGAGGACTTGTTGTGCTTGGCCCTAGCAATCCTTTTCCCATAGGTGCGGTTAACAGGGAAG ATCTACTTGAACCATGTTTACTGCCAACATGCTTATCACGTGATACTGAACCATGTGCACGGTCAGTTTCATGGTCTCAGCAAGGATTTGCTCCTAATTCTGG TTGTTTGCTAGCTGTTTGTAGTGGTGATGGGCGTGTGAATCTTTACCGCCCGCCAATTTTTGAATTTGGTGATAACTGGGTTAAG GTTGCAGATATATCTCAACTGTTGTTTAACTATTACCAAAGCATTAACTTCCGAGAAGATGATGGTCCAATTTCGTTTCCTCTG GAAGCGGCAAATAATGAGCAAGCTCCTCAG GAACCTCTTTCTTGCAAGGTTCTTGGAAGGAGAAAAAGGAAACCAACAAG ATTTGAAGGCTATGTTTATGATGAGGATGAAGATGGTTTAGGTGCTTCAAAGGATGCAGACTTCTCTCCGAATCCATGTTCTAGGTTATCCAAGGGATTTATGAAAAAG ATTGTCAAGCCTGTGCATGAAATGGCTGTCGTAATTGGGGAAGGTGGATTACAAAATACCAAAGAAGCACTCTCTTGCAATGGAGAAAACAAGCTTGTTCCTCTTATCACAGCAAAACAATATGCATGTCGGAATGCACATTTATTTTCCCTCGTAGTTGCGTGGTCGCCAGTTTCGCCGTCACACGACACTACTTCTCATTGGTGCATTCTTGCTGTTGGATCAAAGTCTGGGGATGTTTCATTTTGGAAAATACATAAGCCTGAGCACTACACAATAGATGTTGGTACTGTTAACAGAGATCCAATATTTGTTGGGGTTCTCCAAGCTCATATTTCGGGGGTTTGTGCCATGAGCTGGGAAGTTACCTGTGCAAGCTCTTCAAAGTCCTCATTGCTTTTAGCAACTGGATGCTTGGATGGAAG TGTGAAGATATGGTCAGGTGATATGAAAGGATTAAATCAATGTACTGATGTAAAAGAAGTGCCATTTTCATTACTGGCAGAG GTCACCACTAATTCATCAGCTCCAGTCTCTTCAATTTCATTGTCCGCGCCAGCTCAGCCTCGAGATGAGGTTAATTTAGCAATTGGAAGGGTATCTGGGTCAGTGGAAACATGGAAATTGGACCTATGCAACAACAAAATTGAGAATAGCAGTGCATGTCATGCACATGACCGAGTG GTGACAGGTTTGTCATGGGGTTTTGATGGCCACAGTTTATACAGCTGCAGTCAG GATAATTCTGCACGCTGTTGGATCTTAGAAAAAAATCAACTTGAAGAAGTTCCTGTGTACACAAATTTCCCAGAGCTAAAAGAATCAACCGAT CTCTCAGTAGTATCTGATCGATGCTTTGGTCTTACACTTGCACCTGGAGAATTAATGATTGCTGTG GTCCGCAGCTTGGATCCGAATATGCTAGATCCGATGTATCAAGCAAG GACACAAAAGGCAGTGGTTGAGTTCATTTGGATTGGTGGTCAGTTCCTTGGCATTGCACTACACAAGAACATTCATATCTCCAGCGAACAGTCCGTGATGTTATCTGATACTAACTTCTTATGGTGGGGATCCAACATTTTTTGGTCATTGAAGAAATATGAAAAAGGTGAAACGGGGCTTGTATTATGGGATGTCATAGCTGCTTTACGAGTGCTCAAGAAATCCTCACCAATATTTCTGGAGACATTACTGCATAATTGGGTCTTGGATTTGTTTTCAAATGATCAACAGTGTGTTTCTTTCGATATCCTGTATCAGTCTAGAAACGGCATGATGTCCAAGGTCAGCTCGCGGAAGCTACACTTGCTGAATATCATTTGTAGGAAAGTAATGCTTAGCGATAATGCACAATATTCTCCTGGTGGAGAAAACAGCACTAGCGTGTCAACTGATTTATGGAACAATCTTCTAGTGAGCAGCGAAAGAGAGCTACGAGAGAGGCTAGTGGCTTTCACTTTTGCTGCAGTTTTGAatcgactatcatattttcaaaaGGGCACCTGTGCTGAAAACATGTGGTTTCCTGTTGGAGTTGCCCAAATGTATACTTGGTTGTCTATGAACAATGGAAAAGTGCATAATCAGCTTAAGTCTCTCCGTTCGACAATTAAGGGTCTTCGAAGCAG GATTTCTTCTGTGTGTGAATACTCAGTTGAAGAATCCTGCACCTATTGCTCTGCACCAGTCCACTTCGAGTCACCTGATGTAGCCTTGTGTGGAAGTGGCGATCCTGTTACTTCTCCCGCAGAAAGGCACAAGTTGTCAAGATGCACGGCATCGATGCGCTTATGCTCTGTTCTGCAACCAATCTGGTACTGTGTGTGTTGTGAAGGAATGGTTGACAAGCTGGTTCCGGGGACCTTCTTCACAATGACGACATCCCCTTTGCAGGTGAACCATGATGGTGAATTGCTTTATTCAGCACCTGTTGTTCCACTTTGCCCCTTCTGCGGCATACTGCTTCAGAGGTTGATGCCAGAGTTCCTGCTCTCCGTCTCCCCAGTGTAG
- the LOC127323292 gene encoding uncharacterized protein isoform X3: MAPHYQATTLIASPSYPNAITWSSENLVAVASGHIVTILNPAALDGPRGLVVLGPSNPFPIGAVNREDLLEPCLLPTCLSRDTEPCARSVSWSQQGFAPNSGCLLAVCSGDGRVNLYRPPIFEFGDNWVKVADISQLLFNYYQSINFREDDGPISFPLEAANNEQAPQEKLNSEHGHDTGYAGELQEPLSCKVLGRRKRKPTRFEGYVYDEDEDGLGASKDADFSPNPCSRLSKGFMKKIVKPVHEMAVVIGEGGLQNTKEALSCNGENKLVPLITAKQYACRNAHLFSLVVAWSPVSPSHDTTSHWCILAVGSKSGDVSFWKIHKPEHYTIDVGTVNRDPIFVGVLQAHISGVCAMSWEVTCASSSKSSLLLATGCLDGSVKIWSGDMKGLNQCTDVKEVPFSLLAEVTTNSSAPVSSISLSAPAQPRDEVNLAIGRVSGSVETWKLDLCNNKIENSSACHAHDRVVTGLSWGFDGHSLYSCSQDNSARCWILEKNQLEEVPVYTNFPELKESTDLSVVSDRCFGLTLAPGELMIAVVRSLDPNMLDPMYQARTQKAVVEFIWIGGQFLGIALHKNIHISSEQSVMLSDTNFLWWGSNIFWSLKKYEKGETGLVLWDVIAALRVLKKSSPIFLETLLHNWVLDLFSNDQQCVSFDILYQSRNGMMSKVSSRKLHLLNIICRKVMLSDNAQYSPGGENSTSVSTDLWNNLLVSSERELRERLVAFTFAAVLNRLSYFQKGTCAENMWFPVGVAQMYTWLSMNNGKVHNQLKSLRSTIKGLRSRISSVCEYSVEESCTYCSAPVHFESPDVALCGSGDPVTSPAERHKLSRCTASMRLCSVLQPIW, translated from the exons ATGGCTCCGCATTACCAAGCTACTACACTGATTGCTTCCCCATCCTATCCAAATGCCATCACCTGGTCAAGTGAGAACTTGGTGGCTGTTGCTTCTGGCCACATCGTCACTATCCTG AACCCAGCCGCACTTGATGGGCCTCGAGGACTTGTTGTGCTTGGCCCTAGCAATCCTTTTCCCATAGGTGCGGTTAACAGGGAAG ATCTACTTGAACCATGTTTACTGCCAACATGCTTATCACGTGATACTGAACCATGTGCACGGTCAGTTTCATGGTCTCAGCAAGGATTTGCTCCTAATTCTGG TTGTTTGCTAGCTGTTTGTAGTGGTGATGGGCGTGTGAATCTTTACCGCCCGCCAATTTTTGAATTTGGTGATAACTGGGTTAAG GTTGCAGATATATCTCAACTGTTGTTTAACTATTACCAAAGCATTAACTTCCGAGAAGATGATGGTCCAATTTCGTTTCCTCTG GAAGCGGCAAATAATGAGCAAGCTCCTCAG GAAAAGTTAAATAGCGAGCATGGACATGACACAGGATATGCTGGTGAATTGCAAGAACCTCTTTCTTGCAAGGTTCTTGGAAGGAGAAAAAGGAAACCAACAAG ATTTGAAGGCTATGTTTATGATGAGGATGAAGATGGTTTAGGTGCTTCAAAGGATGCAGACTTCTCTCCGAATCCATGTTCTAGGTTATCCAAGGGATTTATGAAAAAG ATTGTCAAGCCTGTGCATGAAATGGCTGTCGTAATTGGGGAAGGTGGATTACAAAATACCAAAGAAGCACTCTCTTGCAATGGAGAAAACAAGCTTGTTCCTCTTATCACAGCAAAACAATATGCATGTCGGAATGCACATTTATTTTCCCTCGTAGTTGCGTGGTCGCCAGTTTCGCCGTCACACGACACTACTTCTCATTGGTGCATTCTTGCTGTTGGATCAAAGTCTGGGGATGTTTCATTTTGGAAAATACATAAGCCTGAGCACTACACAATAGATGTTGGTACTGTTAACAGAGATCCAATATTTGTTGGGGTTCTCCAAGCTCATATTTCGGGGGTTTGTGCCATGAGCTGGGAAGTTACCTGTGCAAGCTCTTCAAAGTCCTCATTGCTTTTAGCAACTGGATGCTTGGATGGAAG TGTGAAGATATGGTCAGGTGATATGAAAGGATTAAATCAATGTACTGATGTAAAAGAAGTGCCATTTTCATTACTGGCAGAG GTCACCACTAATTCATCAGCTCCAGTCTCTTCAATTTCATTGTCCGCGCCAGCTCAGCCTCGAGATGAGGTTAATTTAGCAATTGGAAGGGTATCTGGGTCAGTGGAAACATGGAAATTGGACCTATGCAACAACAAAATTGAGAATAGCAGTGCATGTCATGCACATGACCGAGTG GTGACAGGTTTGTCATGGGGTTTTGATGGCCACAGTTTATACAGCTGCAGTCAG GATAATTCTGCACGCTGTTGGATCTTAGAAAAAAATCAACTTGAAGAAGTTCCTGTGTACACAAATTTCCCAGAGCTAAAAGAATCAACCGAT CTCTCAGTAGTATCTGATCGATGCTTTGGTCTTACACTTGCACCTGGAGAATTAATGATTGCTGTG GTCCGCAGCTTGGATCCGAATATGCTAGATCCGATGTATCAAGCAAG GACACAAAAGGCAGTGGTTGAGTTCATTTGGATTGGTGGTCAGTTCCTTGGCATTGCACTACACAAGAACATTCATATCTCCAGCGAACAGTCCGTGATGTTATCTGATACTAACTTCTTATGGTGGGGATCCAACATTTTTTGGTCATTGAAGAAATATGAAAAAGGTGAAACGGGGCTTGTATTATGGGATGTCATAGCTGCTTTACGAGTGCTCAAGAAATCCTCACCAATATTTCTGGAGACATTACTGCATAATTGGGTCTTGGATTTGTTTTCAAATGATCAACAGTGTGTTTCTTTCGATATCCTGTATCAGTCTAGAAACGGCATGATGTCCAAGGTCAGCTCGCGGAAGCTACACTTGCTGAATATCATTTGTAGGAAAGTAATGCTTAGCGATAATGCACAATATTCTCCTGGTGGAGAAAACAGCACTAGCGTGTCAACTGATTTATGGAACAATCTTCTAGTGAGCAGCGAAAGAGAGCTACGAGAGAGGCTAGTGGCTTTCACTTTTGCTGCAGTTTTGAatcgactatcatattttcaaaaGGGCACCTGTGCTGAAAACATGTGGTTTCCTGTTGGAGTTGCCCAAATGTATACTTGGTTGTCTATGAACAATGGAAAAGTGCATAATCAGCTTAAGTCTCTCCGTTCGACAATTAAGGGTCTTCGAAGCAG GATTTCTTCTGTGTGTGAATACTCAGTTGAAGAATCCTGCACCTATTGCTCTGCACCAGTCCACTTCGAGTCACCTGATGTAGCCTTGTGTGGAAGTGGCGATCCTGTTACTTCTCCCGCAGAAAGGCACAAGTTGTCAAGATGCACGGCATCGATGCGCTTATGCTCTGTTCTGCAACCAATCTG GTGA
- the LOC127323292 gene encoding uncharacterized protein isoform X1 produces MAPHYQATTLIASPSYPNAITWSSENLVAVASGHIVTILNPAALDGPRGLVVLGPSNPFPIGAVNREDLLEPCLLPTCLSRDTEPCARSVSWSQQGFAPNSGCLLAVCSGDGRVNLYRPPIFEFGDNWVKVADISQLLFNYYQSINFREDDGPISFPLEAANNEQAPQEKLNSEHGHDTGYAGELQEPLSCKVLGRRKRKPTRFEGYVYDEDEDGLGASKDADFSPNPCSRLSKGFMKKIVKPVHEMAVVIGEGGLQNTKEALSCNGENKLVPLITAKQYACRNAHLFSLVVAWSPVSPSHDTTSHWCILAVGSKSGDVSFWKIHKPEHYTIDVGTVNRDPIFVGVLQAHISGVCAMSWEVTCASSSKSSLLLATGCLDGSVKIWSGDMKGLNQCTDVKEVPFSLLAEVTTNSSAPVSSISLSAPAQPRDEVNLAIGRVSGSVETWKLDLCNNKIENSSACHAHDRVVTGLSWGFDGHSLYSCSQDNSARCWILEKNQLEEVPVYTNFPELKESTDLSVVSDRCFGLTLAPGELMIAVVRSLDPNMLDPMYQARTQKAVVEFIWIGGQFLGIALHKNIHISSEQSVMLSDTNFLWWGSNIFWSLKKYEKGETGLVLWDVIAALRVLKKSSPIFLETLLHNWVLDLFSNDQQCVSFDILYQSRNGMMSKVSSRKLHLLNIICRKVMLSDNAQYSPGGENSTSVSTDLWNNLLVSSERELRERLVAFTFAAVLNRLSYFQKGTCAENMWFPVGVAQMYTWLSMNNGKVHNQLKSLRSTIKGLRSRISSVCEYSVEESCTYCSAPVHFESPDVALCGSGDPVTSPAERHKLSRCTASMRLCSVLQPIWYCVCCEGMVDKLVPGTFFTMTTSPLQVNHDGELLYSAPVVPLCPFCGILLQRLMPEFLLSVSPV; encoded by the exons ATGGCTCCGCATTACCAAGCTACTACACTGATTGCTTCCCCATCCTATCCAAATGCCATCACCTGGTCAAGTGAGAACTTGGTGGCTGTTGCTTCTGGCCACATCGTCACTATCCTG AACCCAGCCGCACTTGATGGGCCTCGAGGACTTGTTGTGCTTGGCCCTAGCAATCCTTTTCCCATAGGTGCGGTTAACAGGGAAG ATCTACTTGAACCATGTTTACTGCCAACATGCTTATCACGTGATACTGAACCATGTGCACGGTCAGTTTCATGGTCTCAGCAAGGATTTGCTCCTAATTCTGG TTGTTTGCTAGCTGTTTGTAGTGGTGATGGGCGTGTGAATCTTTACCGCCCGCCAATTTTTGAATTTGGTGATAACTGGGTTAAG GTTGCAGATATATCTCAACTGTTGTTTAACTATTACCAAAGCATTAACTTCCGAGAAGATGATGGTCCAATTTCGTTTCCTCTG GAAGCGGCAAATAATGAGCAAGCTCCTCAG GAAAAGTTAAATAGCGAGCATGGACATGACACAGGATATGCTGGTGAATTGCAAGAACCTCTTTCTTGCAAGGTTCTTGGAAGGAGAAAAAGGAAACCAACAAG ATTTGAAGGCTATGTTTATGATGAGGATGAAGATGGTTTAGGTGCTTCAAAGGATGCAGACTTCTCTCCGAATCCATGTTCTAGGTTATCCAAGGGATTTATGAAAAAG ATTGTCAAGCCTGTGCATGAAATGGCTGTCGTAATTGGGGAAGGTGGATTACAAAATACCAAAGAAGCACTCTCTTGCAATGGAGAAAACAAGCTTGTTCCTCTTATCACAGCAAAACAATATGCATGTCGGAATGCACATTTATTTTCCCTCGTAGTTGCGTGGTCGCCAGTTTCGCCGTCACACGACACTACTTCTCATTGGTGCATTCTTGCTGTTGGATCAAAGTCTGGGGATGTTTCATTTTGGAAAATACATAAGCCTGAGCACTACACAATAGATGTTGGTACTGTTAACAGAGATCCAATATTTGTTGGGGTTCTCCAAGCTCATATTTCGGGGGTTTGTGCCATGAGCTGGGAAGTTACCTGTGCAAGCTCTTCAAAGTCCTCATTGCTTTTAGCAACTGGATGCTTGGATGGAAG TGTGAAGATATGGTCAGGTGATATGAAAGGATTAAATCAATGTACTGATGTAAAAGAAGTGCCATTTTCATTACTGGCAGAG GTCACCACTAATTCATCAGCTCCAGTCTCTTCAATTTCATTGTCCGCGCCAGCTCAGCCTCGAGATGAGGTTAATTTAGCAATTGGAAGGGTATCTGGGTCAGTGGAAACATGGAAATTGGACCTATGCAACAACAAAATTGAGAATAGCAGTGCATGTCATGCACATGACCGAGTG GTGACAGGTTTGTCATGGGGTTTTGATGGCCACAGTTTATACAGCTGCAGTCAG GATAATTCTGCACGCTGTTGGATCTTAGAAAAAAATCAACTTGAAGAAGTTCCTGTGTACACAAATTTCCCAGAGCTAAAAGAATCAACCGAT CTCTCAGTAGTATCTGATCGATGCTTTGGTCTTACACTTGCACCTGGAGAATTAATGATTGCTGTG GTCCGCAGCTTGGATCCGAATATGCTAGATCCGATGTATCAAGCAAG GACACAAAAGGCAGTGGTTGAGTTCATTTGGATTGGTGGTCAGTTCCTTGGCATTGCACTACACAAGAACATTCATATCTCCAGCGAACAGTCCGTGATGTTATCTGATACTAACTTCTTATGGTGGGGATCCAACATTTTTTGGTCATTGAAGAAATATGAAAAAGGTGAAACGGGGCTTGTATTATGGGATGTCATAGCTGCTTTACGAGTGCTCAAGAAATCCTCACCAATATTTCTGGAGACATTACTGCATAATTGGGTCTTGGATTTGTTTTCAAATGATCAACAGTGTGTTTCTTTCGATATCCTGTATCAGTCTAGAAACGGCATGATGTCCAAGGTCAGCTCGCGGAAGCTACACTTGCTGAATATCATTTGTAGGAAAGTAATGCTTAGCGATAATGCACAATATTCTCCTGGTGGAGAAAACAGCACTAGCGTGTCAACTGATTTATGGAACAATCTTCTAGTGAGCAGCGAAAGAGAGCTACGAGAGAGGCTAGTGGCTTTCACTTTTGCTGCAGTTTTGAatcgactatcatattttcaaaaGGGCACCTGTGCTGAAAACATGTGGTTTCCTGTTGGAGTTGCCCAAATGTATACTTGGTTGTCTATGAACAATGGAAAAGTGCATAATCAGCTTAAGTCTCTCCGTTCGACAATTAAGGGTCTTCGAAGCAG GATTTCTTCTGTGTGTGAATACTCAGTTGAAGAATCCTGCACCTATTGCTCTGCACCAGTCCACTTCGAGTCACCTGATGTAGCCTTGTGTGGAAGTGGCGATCCTGTTACTTCTCCCGCAGAAAGGCACAAGTTGTCAAGATGCACGGCATCGATGCGCTTATGCTCTGTTCTGCAACCAATCTGGTACTGTGTGTGTTGTGAAGGAATGGTTGACAAGCTGGTTCCGGGGACCTTCTTCACAATGACGACATCCCCTTTGCAGGTGAACCATGATGGTGAATTGCTTTATTCAGCACCTGTTGTTCCACTTTGCCCCTTCTGCGGCATACTGCTTCAGAGGTTGATGCCAGAGTTCCTGCTCTCCGTCTCCCCAGTGTAG